The sequence CTTTCTTTGAAAAGAGGTGTACGCTTAAACAAATATCTACTATGTGCTTATATATGTCAAATCCTGACCCCTTTTGAGATGTACAAGAATTAACACTTTTGACCCGTAACCCAATCTTACATCTAAAACTAATAAATAAGCTCATGGGCTACCATTTATCTCATATTGATTTTAGAGCAAAACCTGAACCTGGTTATATGTGGACCTAAATGCCAAGAGTGGTGGCGAGATCTTGAAGTGTGTCCATCGAGAATTTTGtttttaataattcttttaaatGAGAACATATTGTTCGTGACCCATCAAAATTGTTACTTTAGAAAAAACTCGCGTTTTTCTATGTGAAGGTTTTAGTTGGTTAACAGTCAGTTTATTGAACGTTTGAAAAAAAGTTAACGGTCGGTTAATTTAACgtcaataaataaaaaaatgaaaaatgAAGGAGAAACAAGGAAGTAAATAACTTTTTTTGTTCTAAAGTAGCTATATGTCCAGAAAAATAACAGTGTACGCCACATACTTTCAAAAGGTGTTACTCCGTATAGTGTAGGCTTTAGTGACCGGTTACCTGCATGTACAGTCCTCGGGGCTAACGGACGTTAACAAGAATCATTCATAGAGCGAATTGATTAGAGTTTCAGGTCCGTGATTACTCCTCCAAGCTTCGTGTTGCATCATGTAATGCACACGCGGTTAACTAGTCACCAATAACCTACATTATAACGCTTTTTGAAGCTATGTGACATACACTAGTATTTTtctgggtatatagcctacattagaacaaaaaataaaagtataaaattatttgGTAGCCTTAACCCTTAATTTAACTTTCAGTAAACTTTTGAATCTTAATCTCATTATTAGCTTCATTTTATAATTTACAATATACAATTCGTTACCCATAAAAAATTgtttgattaatttaatttttagtaAACTTCTGAAATTTAATTTGATTATTAGCTTTATTTTAAAATTTGTACTGGTATAAAATTTGTTGATACATACTTTGGATTTTCGTCACTTGACGAATACATTATGAATGCTTATTACATGTACTGTACACCTAGATTTGTAGATGTGAGAAACTTATCATTCGCACGGGCATATGCAGATAAAGGTACATCCATACGGATGAAGTGACTCATATGTACGGATCAAAGACTGGTTTGGGTATAATATTCATCCGTACGGATGAGTTAATTCATTAGCGAAAGGCATCTGTAGGAATGTAAACTAACAACCTATGAATACGAGTTCTTGTTTTCATTACGGTTTAAGAGTTTTGAGAGCCCTACTCTTGAGACTTGCGGCGATCCAGACGTGTGGGGTAGATTATGCTCAATCTCCATTTGCCAATCGATGTTTCTTTGCTTAAATCACGTAATCGTTCGCGTTCTATATAATATTAACTTTGATTCATCGTGTTTATCTCTTCTATCTTTTGATCTTGCTCGTATGTTGTATAAAGATCCAAATAACGTTTTCACAATTAAAAAATCGACTTAGAATTTAATTATTTTTTAATTGTAAGTGTTTTAAGCACTCAAACAATCTGTCTTTCGTATGGACTCTTTAAATAAAAATGTTTTAGTGATTTTGTGTAGACTAAAAcacttacaatatatatatatatatatatatatatatatatatatatatatatatatatatatatatatataaaagagattAATTTAGCTTTGTTGTCATTAGAGGAGTAATAATAGGGATGATTGACAAGTGGAATTTACACGTGTCAAATACTCATAGTTTttgattttaataaaaaaattctaTTAAAACAAATGAAACACTCCAACTAATTTAGAAGAAATTTAAACTGcatcactatcactatcactattatttatttatacattaaaagagagtatcgattagctaataaatattttcaaaacccccttaattaccattagattagaaaattacattataatacccCTTAATCCAACGGTTCAAAATAATCCTATATtcatattagctaataaatcaattttaatttttaaacaacctAAAATGCCCCTTTAATAATAAAAACATGGGAGTAAAATTAAGAATCTCATATTaagggtgtgtttggacgaaagtagctggagctggagctgtaGTTTATGAGCAGAAGCAGGAgctagagctggagcttatttttaaagctggtagctggagcttattattttttataaatgtttgataaactagctggagcttatttttcagttcataagctctactttttttcataagctacaagTAACTTATTTTTTCAGagtttatgattttcataagctctattttTATGACTCgaaacttattaaaatcataagctctcaAGCTCCAATAACTCCGATAAGCTACTAGCCAAACACACAAATAACAACCTCATCTTCATTCAACAATATCACCTCCATCGCCACCATTAACCACCGGCGCCACTACCGCAAAGACCACCACCACCGCTCCTACGAACCTGATTGCTCCACATACCACCAGCAACACCGACGTTTGTTCAATTTTGTAAGTTCCTTTAAATTCAGCCTTCTATATCTTTGTATGTTTATGAGATGAACGGAATTTTCCCTTTGAAGTGATTTCTTGAGAGGTTAGGGTTTCCTTTATGTTAATTTCTTTTTGTTTGTTTCTTTTGTTCATTTAAATCTCCGGTTGCTGTAACTTAAGTTTGAGAAAACACACCAAGTAAATTACTTTGTTGTTTTTATTCTCCTTCAAAATGCTTAATGTAGGGCATATTTGGATTGCCACTTAATGGTAACAAATCCTCTCTATTATGTCAAATTTCTTGGAAAGCAGGTGCTTCAGGTTTCACTTTTCACTTTGAGGTGTCCACAGGTAGTATTATTTCATATGTTATGGTATAAGTTTGCATTTGATTTAGTTTGGATTATTGAAAATTGATGTTACTTTGAACTCATTAACCAATAAACAGGATATTTCTTcagttgttaataataatattttttaccGATATTttttatacatatgtatatgtatatgtatatttaaattTAATCTGCAATATACCAGTTTTAGTCCGCATAAATATTTCATCTTTATTCGAAGTCATACTACAATATCATCATTAGATGGATCATTTGAGTCATAAAGTTTCCATCTTCACAGCCTCATGTCGGGAAGCTGTCAAGTCTTTATCTTAGCTTTTGGTTTTAAATGAAGGAATTCCTGAGAACTTGAGATGGAAACTTGTTTTTGTTGGAAACAGATACTAACCAATTCCAGGAAGGTAGATTATTTATGTAGTCTATAAGTGACAAAATGAGTGCGTCTGGGTCAAAATACATCTTTTTGGTACATGTTGAAACAAGTTGGGTCGGTTCAGGCTGGAATTTTTCAAAACACTTTTAGCCTGTTTTCAGTTTCAAGAAGTGCATCCCTAATTATCTTAACCCATCGTCATCTACTTCTCAAAACTCCAGTTCAAAACAACTGTTGTTTCTatcttttatataattatttttctAGATCAGTTTTTAGATACTTTTTCGCAAAAGCTCAAAGTCAACATTCATGTGTATCTTTAGAATTATTGATGCTACTGATTATTATCCTGGTGGAATTGTGTAGATTCTTATGCATATTGTACCAGGAAGCAAAAGCAGATCCACAAATTCTTGATACAATTTCCAAGTAGGTTATGAATCTATTTTATAGATTGATGtttatttaaggtatatatatttgattagagATTAGATCCTTATGTTGTAATAATCTAAACCCTTTTTCATTATTTAGATTATTAAATATTAGATTATGATTCGTCATGATTTGTGATCTCTTTGTTTACAGGCGAAAGTTACGATTCAGGATCAACCATTGATTAGGGTATGATCACATTCTTTACACCCTCAATTGGTACGAGGTTTTGCGCAACTGCTTTCCGTTTCTGATTAACTGTTGCATGCTTTCATCTAGACTTCTTATTTGCTTATCCTACCTTTTTTTTTATCGACGAATATATCCACcatttgttattttatttattgatGTCTTCTTATTGATTtcatattttttttgttgttgcaGGTTTTGCTAGCAGGCTCTCGACTGAGTTATTTGTGGTAAGTAATACCTTAAAAAAAATTCTGTTAACCTTTTTTTAGTGATATACTTATGTTTATGTTTGTTTCCGTATTATGTATCATCGTCGCCATTTATTGGATTTTCGCATTCAAAGGCTATATTCTCGGATTCCGTTTATCACATTTTCAGGTCAGTGTTCGTTTGTTTTCCATTCGTGTGCTTTGGTTCTTTTTTCCCAATGTATTATTGTGTTTTGGTTGGATTATACGACATGCGTTTTCCAGCTGCATCTTTCAGTTGTTGTATTTGGATGGTCTTTTGAGCTTTATCTTCTTCATACAACCATATGTTGTTCTTTAGATATTATTGCATAAATGATTAGGTAGTATTTGTTGAATGCAGTTTGTGAGATGCATTGTTTTGAATGTCTTTTTGGTGTTAGTTTTTCCATACTAGCATGTGATTAAGTAATAGCTTTTGAATGCATTTAGTTATACATGTTGTTTTTGTTGGCCAGTGGTCAGATTATCTTATTTAAGTTTTCTTCCAATTGTCTTCATACAATTGTGTTCCTactattttattttaaaaaaatacccCTAAAAACGACAAAAGAATGTCAGCTCCTGGATGATAAAACTGACTTGAGGGTGTTAATGATGATCTTTTTCTTGCAAGCACATCTACTTTATCTTCCAGGCAAATTGTGATTACAAATATGTTGAAAAGCATAACCGTTTTGCAAGTTCGTTCTCTGATAAGTCATCTTCGGTTCTTGGTTCTGCTGAAAACTTTCCATTTCCATCAGATCGTCATGATGTTCCTTTTTTTGATTCAGTGAACGATGATGACGGGCCGGTTTCCATTGGTAAATAGATTTGTGAATTTTTTGttattattttctcatcattttttGTTATCAATATGTTTTTTCCATGTGTGTTCACAATGATTCTTATGATAACTATAAAATGGTGCTCACTCAATTGATTCTCCTCAACGTGGATTGCATGACAATAAACCGATTATTATGTTACTTTTCAATATTTATAGTGTCAGTTTTATTTTGATTTATAGTTATTCATTCAAAGTTTAGGGTCATACTTGATACAGTTATATCTGAATCCTTAATATTATGCCTCAGTATTAACTTTTGGATTGCAGAGTAGGTGTTTGTGTTTATGCCTCAATGAAGTTTTCTTGAAAATTAAATCGTaagtttttattatgttttaagtcTTCTAATTGTGAATGGATTTCTTATATTTAGTTGGTTATGTTCTTCAACCTGCAACTGTAAATCCTTTTCTATGATCAAGGTAAACTGTACAATTTTTAAGGTTGAATTTTGATTTGTGCAAGTTTGAAGTTTGTATATTAGTTTCTTGGTAGTGCTTGAAAGCTGGGTCTTCCCAATCTTGTTGAAATTCAGCCAAGTTAGAGTGTATAAGATTTGTTACCCAAATTATATCTTGGACATAAGTTTCTAGGCGTTGAAACCAATACCTATTATCATGTCACCTAAAATGTTCAATAAACTTATTCTGCCACCTCTTGTAAATCAATACCTTCGTTGGTTATTCAAGATATGTTGATGTTGTAAGTACACATATATAGTGTTACGAAATATTATAttacttaattttaattttattgttTACAACATATTCATTATCAAACGGGCCAGAATTGACACTTGAATCGTCTGTACTTCTATTACCAAATGTACTCACataattattgtaatgtatttaaaTAGCTCATAATTTGATGGGTGAAATAATATCAATATTCATACCGCGTTTTTTAGTTAAATTTCATTAACAGGATGTATTTATGCTATTAATTGTTTAAATGGTTTAtggttttttttttattgtttataatgtatttatgatataattgtttttggtataatttaaaatatgaatattatgacatatttatttatgatataactgattatggtttaatttagggttagtgtttatatttatagtttagggtttatattataAGGTTTAGAGTTTAGCGTTTATatcatagggtttagggtttatatttagggtttagtgtttaggtttggggtttagagttttgggtttaggtttagggtttagagttttgggtttagggtttaggttacggtttagggtttgggtttaaATTTTAAGGCTTagatttaggtttagggtttagggtttatattttagggcttagggtttagggttagggttcagagtttttagggtttatattttaggccTTAGGGTTTAGGGTCAGTGTtcagagtttttagggtttagagtttaggttttgggtttagatttagggtttagaggttaggtttagggttttgggtttagatttagggtttagggtttaggttagggttttgggtttagatttagggtttggtgtttagattttagggcttagagtttaggtttagggttttggaatTAGATTTAGGAtttcgggtttagggtttatattttagggcttatgGTTTAAAGTTAGGGTTCAGAGTTTTTAGGGTTTATATTGTAGGGCTTAGAGTTTAGGGTCAGTGTTCAGTTTTTTTagcgtttagagtttaggttttgggtttagatttagggtttagaggttaggtttagagttttgggtttagatttaggttagggtttaggttaagtttttagatttagggtttagggtttagattttagggttttgggtttagatttatggtttagggttaaaATTAATTTtgcattataattatatatttgttGTGCTTGACCTGGTATCtacaacatttttattgttaaataTTATGGTTAGGTCTTTAATTCCTTTAATTTGCTTTAAAGTTTCTGTTTTGATGTGATTAACTTATAACTTATCAATAATAATTTGTTGTAATTTGATTTAAAGTACCAATTTtgatgtagttttatattagtcaTATTAATCTGCTTAAACATCTTTATTCTATTATGTGATAGACGAATTTGTAATTCATGTTGAGGTCGCATATGATGTATTCTTCAAAAACAAGTTTACCTCCAGAGGATTGTGGTTGCAAAAGCTTTTTCGGATACATATGCTTAAGTTTGGATCCAGGGTTGCAAAAGCTTTTTCGGATAAACATGCTTAACTTGGCTAATACGGCTGGAGAATTTCAGATTGCTTAACATGGTAGGATCAAGTTAAAGAATGGTGATTTGTGATGAAGCTAATGCTACCATTGAATCTGATATTGAATAAACTTTTACGCAACTTGTGCATTGGCTTAAAAAAATCCCCGAAAAGGTTTTTTGATGCACTTATGGATCATAACAGTTAATTTGGTTCCAATTGCATATTTGACCCAATTCATCTATTGATATTTACTTCAGAAGCATGAAAGGTATACCCTTGAGTCTGGATTCAAATGTATCCACTTCTCACAAAGTAGATAACATACGAGGCGAATCTTTATATCATTCATCTCCTTTTATGGGATTCAAGGATATCAGATGTTTGCTAAAGATATCCCTCCTAATGATAAGCAAGAATTGGATCAGGCTTTGCATACAAAAGTAAGTACTAAATATGCAACATCTCTTACGTATTGGAATCAATGAGCATGTTACATATAGACGTACAAGTCCCCTGTTAGTAAGAAACTAAATATAGCTCCAGATTAATAATATTTCCAATTTTGATTAATGTTCCTTAATGTGAATTATCATCTTGGGTTCCACAGGATAACATATTTTTATTCAATAATCCAAAAGTGATAATGTTTAAAGCATATGTAGTATAATCACATTAAGTGATAGTTACATCATTAACATTTCATTTGCATCAAATGAAGGAAAACTAAACGGATGTTTCATGTTTGTCTACTTTCCCGATTGATGGCTGCAAACatgtacttttcaaagattgaGGATCTAATGTTTGAGGTATGTATAATTTAGGGGCTTTTAAAACTTTGTGAAGTTGGTGAGAGTTTAGATGGAACTCAAAAATTTGGGACAAATTTGCATTATAAACTAAACAAGACAGCTGCAAATGGTCATTTAGTCATAAATTTACATTTGGTCATTTGGATCAAGTTTGCATTATCAACGAAATGGGTCAAATGTAAATGGTCATTTAGCCATAGAGTTACATTTTATCATTTggtcatttgggtcaaatttgcataaTTAACTAAATGGGTCAACTACAAATGGTCATTTGGTCATAAAGTTATTTTTGATCATTTTTTCATTTGGGTCATTTTGTTCTTTTTATTGCTGCAGATTCTTGAAATTGCACAACTTCAAGATGTAATATTGAGTTTTGGTTCTTACCTTTGTATAACTATTGTTTCTCATGGCAACACCAATGTTTGCATCTAAAAAATGTTCAAACTTCATAAATAAGTGGAATGCCTTTGTACATTGGAATTACATATTCAGTATTTATAGGTTAAGTTTGCAAAATGAGCATTCAGGGTAACTGGCCAAAACGGATAACTTTTCAAGTTATCGTAAAGGTCGAATGATGTTTTAGGCTATTGATCTTAAGTGGGCAGATGTTTGCTGTTTGATGCTTCAGCTGCATCAAGTGATGTTTTAGATCTTTGTTTGGTCAATGATGGATGGTCCATCATTCAGGTTTGTAATGCCATAGCTTCTCGTTATGATTTATCGCTTTTCACTAAatacaatatcaattatcaatgaaCTACAAAACAAAGTTATCATGCTTTTGGATTGAAAAGCTTATGTAGATATGTGATTTTCATGAACCAGGTGAAAAATATGATTAAGTAGTAAGTGAAATTGTAGTCTTATAAATAAGTAGTAAATTATGCTGTAGTTTGTTGCTTCATGCCTCATATTTTATTTTAAGTGAATTATAAATATAGACTAGTTAAAGACCCGTGATTTCGCGGGGTTTTCGAAGGGTGAAAtcatttattaatatcatattatattgTATTTGTTATTTTGCTTTGAATTTGGTTATCCAAACAATCTACAATAGAAGATGATCAATATGAAGTTCATGTTTCCATAAGAATACtatttgtaatatatttatattggcaatttttttttatatacagaaGAATAAGATTATACAAACATAAGATCATACATTTTAGTTGTTTAGTTGCAACTCGTATTTAATGATAAGATCTGTAGTATATCAAAATTACCATCATTCATCAATTGACATATCATAAAGTTCAATTGCATGCCAAAGTATTCAGTGCTAAGCTACCATAAGTTATATCTTTAAGCGTTTAATAATTACATGGCCAAACATCAAAATAGAAAGAAACTAAatccatattcattaaaacttctgCACAAACTAACGAAAAACCTGCAGAATTAAAAGACTTTGATACCGAAACAAACTGTTACACCAGGTGAATTCCATCTAGGACCATGATGAACATGCGTTCGTCACGCGGGAACGCAATTAAACACTTGTCATCCGGAACATACCCATTTACAATTAAGAACTACCCTTTAGAAACATACTTTTTCTTTGATCTTTTTTCTTGCTTCATACCCCATATATGAGTTTTGTTGTTCAGATCGGGCCACTCATAGTCACAATTACTTTGTAGTtctaaaatctaaactctaaaccctaacctgtaaacaataaaccctaaacattaaatcattaaccctatacactaaactataaaccctaaaccctatatctaaaccctaaactctaaaacctaaaccaACCCCGAACCCTAAACCACCGACGGTATACCCTACACACTaaactttaaaccctaaactctataccctaaaccctaaaccttaaattctaaaatctaaactctaaaccctaaactataaaccctaaaccatataccctaaaccctatacattaAACCATAAACCCCAAACCTAAACCCCaaatcctatacactaaactctaaaccataaactctatatctatactctaaaccataaattgtaaaaacAAAACCCTAAACACGAAACCCTATATCCTAAACCTTaaatcataaattctaaaatctaaaccttaaaccttaaagtctaaaccataaaccctaaacactatactctaaaccctatacactaaactctaaaccctaaccctaaacactaaacccaaaACCATAAACGCTAAtaaataaaccctaaaccctaaaacctaatataacctaaaccctaaatcataaattctaaattctaaaccctaaaccctaatctgtaatccataaaccctaaacactaaatcataaacattatacactaaactctaaaccctaaaccctatatctaaactctaaactctaaaactTAAACCAACCgtaaaccctaaaccaccaacgcTATACCCTAcacactaaatcctaaaccctaaaccctaaaccctaaaccctataccataaaccctaaaccataaaccttaaattttaaaatctaaaccctaaactataaacattaaaccctaaacactaaaccatataccctaaaccctatacactaaaccataaaacctaaacttaaaccctaaatcctatacactaaaccctatatctatactctaaacAATAAATTGTAAAAacaaaacccgaaacccgaaaccctatATCATAAACCTTAAATCATAAATTCTAAAATTTAAAGCTTAAAGTGtaaactataaaccctaaacactaaaccctatacactaaactctaaaccctaaacccaatatCTAAACCataaaaaccctaaaccctaaatcattcctaaaccctaaaccccaaaccctcaacCCTACCCTAAACCATGGTCCAGACCTCCTAGAGGTCGAACCTCAAATGATTTAGTAGAGATCACTCAACTAATTGAACCTTTTTTCTTGTCTGACAGTGACGATGCTTGGAAATGGACGATGGACTCATTAGGAACCTTTACCTCAAGTTGCCTATCTGCTTTGATTGATGAGAAAAAGCTCGGATGCTGCCAGCAGTTTGAAAACCATCAGAAATAGAGCACTTCCACGAAAAATTTACATCTTCGTTGGAGAGGGATCATGCATATAATCCCAACTATGTCGGAACTCGGCAAAAGAGACATCGACTTAAACTCAGTTCTTTGCCCACTATGCAATTCAACGGTGGAAACAGTCGATCACATATTAATCACATGCTCAATATCGACATTCATTTGGGATCAACTTCTTAAGTGGTGGAACGGTCAAAATCATCACATTACAAATATCGAAGAAGCTTTCGTGGATATCCAAAACATAGCAAGCACATCGATGGACAAGACAATATGGCAAGCAACTAAATGGGTATGGAGTTATATAACTTGTTCAAAATAAAATACGGACTTAAAATCGAA comes from Rutidosis leptorrhynchoides isolate AG116_Rl617_1_P2 chromosome 4, CSIRO_AGI_Rlap_v1, whole genome shotgun sequence and encodes:
- the LOC139843483 gene encoding uncharacterized protein; its protein translation is MKGIPLSLDSNVSTSHKVDNIRGESLYHSSPFMGFKDIRCLLKISLLMISKNWIRLCIQKKTKRMFHVCLLSRLMAANMYFSKIEDLMFEILEIAQLQDVILSFGSYLCITIVSHGNTNVCI